The DNA window TAGACTCCCCACTCCCACAGTGAGCAAGCAACCATGCCGGGAGCAGCCTCCCAGGGGCCGTGCTGGTGACTCCCAGGCCAGCTGTCCCGTGGGGACGATCGGCCTCCCCGCCGCCTGGACCACATCCCTGCCTGCAGAGCAGTCGGGGAGGAGGGATAGGGCGAAGACTCCAGGAGAAGCTGGTGTCCCAGAGAGTCATGGCAAGGGGCTGGTTTTAATCACTCCCTATTAAGCAAAACATTCCGAATTCCCTGCGGGAGGGGCTGAGGGTGACCAcaagacatttatagaacataagaaaacagaaagattgaaagtaaaagtCTGGGAAAAGATAAACTACGAACGCAAGCCAGAAGAAAACGAGGGTACTGTACTAATAATAGATCAGACAGAATTTCAGGCCGAAAAAAACACTAAGAGGTAAAGGGAGGGGATTcattcataatgataaaaggtaaCATTCACTGGGAAAACAGACTAATCCTAAGTATTTATGCATCTAATGACCTGCcctcaatatataaaaagaaaaaaaattgagagcacTACAAAGAGCATCCGAAAAGCGCTCAGTCATAGATTTGAATACCCCTCTGTCTGTAATTGGGAGGCTAGGCAGGGAGACAATAGCCATAGGGACCAACATATATCATTAATTCTAAGATAgagattttttggggggtgccaggctggctcagtcagtggagcatgtgactcctgatctcagggttgtgaatttgagccctgcattgggtgtagagattacctaaaaataaaatcttaacaaaaaataagatacatgggacacctgggtggctcagttgattaagcatccgacttcagctcaggtcatgacctgagggttggtgagctccagccccgtgttgggctctgcttaggattctctctctctctctctctctctctctctctctgcccctccccaacttgcgcatGCACagcacactcgctctctctctctcagattaaaacagagaaacaacattttgaatttatattttaaaaccaaactaTAGCAAAGAGTTACCTATCAACACTGATGGAATGCAGTTAAAGCTGTATGTAGAAGAAAGTTCATagccttaaatatatacattagaaaagaagaaaaattgaaaagcaatGAGTTAAGTAGCCAtctgaagaagttaaaaaaaaaaaagaatagcaaaatatACCCAAAGAATGGAGAAGGGtaaaaaaatcaagagtagagcaaaaattaataaaataaaaaaataaacaataaatgatatatctgataaggggttaatatataTCGAAACTACAGTgagggatacctggctggctgggtgggcggaacatgtgactcttgatctcgagattgtgagttcgagccccgcggtcgGTGCAGAGagggcttaaaaataaaatctgaataaaaaaagaacgttcatgggaatgcaagctggtgcagccactctggaaaacactatggaggttcctcaaaacactaaaaacagaactacccgaggacccagcaattacactaccacgggatacaggtgggttgttttgaagggacacatgcacccccatgtttacagcagtgctatcgacaatagccaaaggatggaaagagcccaaatgtccctcgatggatgagtggataaagaagatgtggtctatatacacaagggagtattactcggcaatcaaaaagaatgaaatcttgccatttgcagctacgtggatggaactggagggtatgatgctaagtgatattagtcagagaaagacaaaaatcatatgacttcactcataggaggactttaagagccaaaacagatgaacataagggaaggaaaacaaaaataatataaaaacagggagggggacaaaacagaagagactcttaaatatggagaacaaactatgggttacgggaggggtggtgggaggggggatgggctaaatgggggaggggcactaaggaatctactcctgaaatcattgtttcgctgtaggctaactaatttggatgtaaattgtaaaaaataaaaagtaaaaataaaaaaaataaaaataaaaaaagaacgtGCAGCGAGATTTTCCTCACACCAATTATAATGGCtactattaggaaaaaaaaacagaaaacaagaagtgttggcgaagatgtgaagaaattggaaccgtgtactattggtgaagatgtgaaatGGGAGAGcgtctgtggaaaacagtgtggttggtggcagtttctcaaaaaatgaaaaatagagttATCACATGATTTAGCAATTCCACGGGTGGGTACAGACTCAAAGGACTGAAAGCAGGGTGTTTCGGAGATATCTGTAGacccatgttcatagcatcattacTCACAGGacctaaaacatggaagcaacgcAGCCGCCCACTGATGGACGGACAGATAAGCAGGCTGCGGTATAGACGCAcagtgggatattactcagcTTTGAAAAGGTGCTATAACACAGACGGACCCTGAGGACATcataccaagtgaaataagccagtcacaacaaagacaaatattatatgattacaTGGGATACTTAGCGTGGTcaaaatcacagagacagaaagtaggcgGTGATCATCAGGGTTGGGAGGAGGGGAACGGAGAGTTAGCGTttgatggggacagagtttcagttttgcggGATGAAGGGTTCTGGAGACGGAGGGTGGTAGTCGTACAACAACgtgaatgtatttttcttttatgtttatttattttgaaagagagagagcaagggaggggcggagagagagggagacccagaatccgaagcaggctccaggctctgagctgtcagcacagagcccgacgcggggctcgaacccacgaactgtgagatcatgagctgagctgcaGTGAGACGCTTGACGGACTGAgcctccaggcgcccctactggtCAATTATTTTAGACAGGGTCCCTCAGTCTGGGTTTGTGGGAAGTTTCTTGTGCCCGGATGGTTATGCATTCTGATGAGCCTGCCACGAAAGCCACGGGCCTTCTCTGCACATCACGGCAGGTTGCGTGATGTCGGAGCTTCTTACTGTTGGTCTCGGTAGCCTTGACAACTTAATTGAAAGGGTGTGGTTCCCGCTAGGTTTCCCtctgtaaagttactattttacCCATGTAATTAATAAACATCgtgaggcaggggtgcctgggtggctcagtcggttgagcgtccgacttcagttcaggtcatgatcttacggtttgtgggttcgagccccacgtcgggctctgcgctgacagctgggagcctggagcctacttcggattctgcgtctccctctctctctgcccctaaccccctcgcattctgtctctgtgtctcacaaaaataaatattcaaactttttaaaataaaaaataaaaaaatagctatTGTGAGGAAGAGACTTTGAAACTACGCAAATTTCCTGTTTCTCCTCAAATTTTCATCCGTAATTTCACCTCGATTGCCGGTCCCGCTGCAGCAGGGATCGCTCTGGTTTGAGCGCCGGTTTCCGACTTGTTCGTTGGTTGGTTGGTTGCAGTTTTTCTGGACGGAGGGCCGTCCTTTCTcccttatttgtgtttttattttacgCACTTCGCCATGATGCACTTTGCTGTCATGCACGCGTGCGGCATTTACTGAAGGTAAATCTGTACTGGGAAATACCACAGAGCTCAGTGATTGCTAGCGGTCGCTGTCTGGTCCCCGGGCAGATCCCGCGGCCGGCCAGCACCCACGCCCGGCTCCTTCGGGGCTGCCTGCTCACAGCTCGCAGCCAGTGACCCTGCATCAACCCAGAGCTGCCTTGCTGGGGAAGgtacacacccccccccccaacgtcgGGCAGCCCGCAGTGCTGATATGCCTCAAAAGTGCTGCCAATCTTGTGGGCTGACTCTCGCGCCACAGCTCCCTAGACCCCGGCGGGCGGCGAGGAAGACTGAGAAGGCCATAGCCCTGCTCCGCCCTCTTTCTGCCCCGTCCTGCTTCCTCACGGCCTCCGCTTCTAGGGAACCTAGCCGAGGCgggctgtgtctcccccgccGCAGACGTGCCCTCTGGACCCTCAGCCTGCCGGGCAGGGGCAAGGTGGGGGGCTCTGGAGGGCCGGGCCCCTCTCCTGTTACTCGGGTGAGGAAGGAAGCCTGAGAGGCCAGGCTTGTTTAGCGGACGGCTGTCGTTAAGGCAGTCTTGTTTGCGAAACGCGAAGCCCAAAGCGTTGCTTTGAGCTGAGAGTCACTAGAAGAAGAGCAGAACTCTGGAGGGGAAACCCTGTAGCAAGAGGGCTCCAGGTCAGTCCCCTCAGGCCTCCGGCCCCTTGCTGTCCTCCTTCTTGGAGCTCCAGTCCTTCCAGGGTTTCAAAAGCCTCGTCACCTCTCCCGAGGCCTCTGCATTAGAGACAGAAATTCAGACGGAGCTGGAAAGGGTGAGAAAGTGTTCAGAGACAcggggattgggggggggggggaggtggggaggaagaaagaggatgcGCGTTCTCCCcaatccgtccatccatccgtccgtccgtccgtccatcatGCAGTCCATCTAGAGACAAACCTGCAATCATCAGGCTAGGACCTTCCGGGCCCCAAAATAAACTCTGCTTTATTTACATGGGAGCCGGATGATCCTGTCCGTCCTCCTGGTCCCTGGGCGCGCTCCCGGGAGCCTCTTGCGTGCGGTGCTCGctggcggggccgggccggggccggggccggggtcgAGCCCTCCCCGGGGGGCTCGCCCGCGCCCCCGGCCTCCCCCGCCGCCTCGGCCTCGGCGCCCGCCCCCTACCGCCGCCGCCGGTCGCAGCAGCTGCACAGGTACCGGCCGAAGCCGGCCAGGCTCCAGCGGGACGACTTGCTCTTGGACGTGAGCGTGCTCGGGCTGCTTTCCGAGCTGCCCGGGTGCTCCTGCCGCAGCGGGCGCGTCCGCGAGGACGGGTGGCGCTTCCGCCGCACCCTCGGGGACCGCGCGGCCCGGGGCGGCCCCTCGTTCTCGGCGTCCTCGTCCTCCTCGTCCGCGTCCTCGTCCTTCGCCTTGTCCCTCCTCGGCCGGACGGTGGCGACCTTGCTGCGCTTCCGCCTCTTGGACCGAGCGAGGCCGGGGTCTTCCTCCTTGGGGAATCCGAGAGCAGGGGATGAAGCGCGCTCTCCACTGACCCGTCCCGTTACATACGGGGCTTCGTGtctgaggggggaagggaggcagagaagcccTGAGGTCAGAGGCGAGCCTGGACCGCGGGCGTCGGCGGAAGCCTGCCCCCCGGTGGACGCTCCCGGACCTCACCGCAGGCTTATCCCAGCGCGAGGTGGACAGCTGGCCTCTTTCCAAGGGTCCCAGGGCAGGTGCCTTCGTTTCATACAGACCCACTATGGAAGGCAGATACCAGCCGTCTAAGGACTCTGCTCTGGACCCCCTGGCTGCTCacacttggtgggggggggggggacggataCGtctattatcttgattgtggcgATGGTTTCACGAGTACGTACACGTCCGCACACCAAACGGTGCACTTTCAATGTGagcagcttggggcgcctgggtggttcggtcggtgaagtgtcccactcttgattgcggctcaggtcatggtctcagggttagtgagatcaagccccacgtgggctctgcgctgacagcctgcttgggagtctctccgtctctgcccctctccccactctctctcttaaaaattagcatttaaatATGAGCAATGTATTGTGTCAGTCACTGCTAACAGAAACTAGCATTTAAAgcctctctcaaataaaccaAGAGCTAAGTTCCTATACCGAGTGCGTTGCGCGGCACGTAAATGTTGGCCGCCAGTGGGGGAGGCGGTTCTGTGTGATACCTCGGCTCAGACACACAGCTCAGACCCTAGCGTCTCTGCCTCCTGTTTATCCGATCTTGGGAGGGTCACTTAACTTGACTTTGCCTCCGTTTCCTCGTCtgaaaaatagggataataataatatctacctgaTAGGGAGGCAGTGGGAAGTTCTCAGTAAGTAGAAGCTGCAGTTACTCTCAGTGTTGGTGTTTTGTTCCGGAAGGAGTAAATCTGAGCCGTGTTTAGTAAAGATGTGAATTGGAAGGGTGTCGAGAAGATATGGGAGGTTGCCGCAAGACCTCCTAGAGGAGGTCAGTGAGGTAAGTTGCCAGTGTGGTACGGGGCAAGGGGTGCGGGaccccaggggaggggggccCGGGGTGGGGTACTCACGCTGGTCAGCTCCTGGCTCCCTTGGTAGCCCACATCATCTGTGAGGTTGTAGATGGATGTCAAGGATACATCAAAGGTGCTTAAGGAGGGATCTTCTGCCCCTGCAGCTCCCCCAGCTTCTCTGGCCTcctgaggagagaaggagaagccaGTTAGGAGGCCGaagctctcggggcgcctggggggcccagtcggttaagcgtccacctcttggtttccgctaaggtcgtgatctcacggttcgtgagtttgagcctcgagtctggctctgtgccgacggctcagagcctgaatgggattctcgctctctctctctctctgccccccaactttttttttttttttttttttacaaaaaagagGGAGTAGCTCACAGCAGGCAGGACTGCCAGGATCAGCCGTCCtggctcctgcctctgccccagcctGCCCCTTACTTTGGGGTTGGAAGATAAGGACAcgtgttctttcttcttcatgaTCATAAAGTTCTGCGATCACTGATGTGATGAGGCTCTGGCGtgtccgcgcccccccccccacacccacaatTCTTTAGTGTTCATGTCCTCACAGAAGTGGTTGTCGTGGCAATGGGAGGGTGGGGTCCGGGCCCCTGGGGGTCCCGGGAGGGCTCCTGTGAGGTGCTGAGACAGCAcccttgcacacacacagacccctACTTCACTTCTCAGCGGGAGGGGGCTGCAGGCCtcactccccaacccccaccacggTGAGCAGGAGGAGGACTGGCCTTAGGGAGGGAGACTGCGGTCGAAACCTGAAAATAGGATAGAACCTCAAAGGGCATCAAGACGCGGCTCATGTAGACTCTGGAATCCACCCTGGACTCCGCCTTTGCTGGAGAGAACTTTAACAAGAGGTAGAAAATAGTCCACCCAAAACTTCGGTGGCCAGGTGCATCTGAGACTTCCAAGGGATCCAAGGACTTAGAAGGGCCCCTTGGTGTTCGTAGGATCCTAGATTCTTCCGAAAGTCATACAGGGCATTTTGGAGAAAACTGATTACGGACTCCGCCTCAGAAAATAGTATATTATGTCAATGTCAAACTTCGTGGGCGTGATAATGTTACTGTGGTTATGGAAGACAATGTTCTTGTTCTTGGCCGGCACGGGGTGTGCTCAGAGAGGGGGTCTAAGACACCCTTCAGGATTTCTGCTCACCCAGTGCCAACCTGGCTTGCAGAACCAAGAACTGAGGTTGAGTAGCTAGGAAGAAGTGATTGGCCTCGCAGAGCCCAGCCAAGTCCCCTGTGGCTCCAGAGGCGGGAAagtagagggagggaaagggggaggggcactatggggggagggaggagcctcTGGATAAGACTGAGGGTGTGGCCTTGCTAGGGGTGTGGCTATGCTTCTAGGAACCCACAGCCTGAGAGAGCATCGAATGTCTTAGTGGATGCCAAGGAGGAAAAGTATTGATACCCAAGCACCGTGCCTCTGGCACAACAGGAGACCTCTAGAAAATTAGAGACACCTCTGGAGACAATGGCTGGGGAGCCCCTACACTAACAGAGATTAAGGGCCTGCTACTGTGTAGAAAAAAGGACTGGAAATAGAAACTAGGTTTGATTACAGAAAAATAAGGTAGTTAACATTTCTTGGACATCTCGATATTTATCCTGACGTTTATACTCGTTATttcagaatt is part of the Felis catus isolate Fca126 chromosome F1, F.catus_Fca126_mat1.0, whole genome shotgun sequence genome and encodes:
- the LOC102901020 gene encoding uncharacterized protein LOC102901020 isoform X1, whose translation is MIMKKKEHVSLSSNPKVRGRLGQRQEPGRLILAVLPAEAREAGGAAGAEDPSLSTFDVSLTSIYNLTDDVGYQGSQELTSWVCMKRRHLPWDPWKEASCPPRAGISLRHEAPYVTGRVSGERASSPALGFPKEEDPGLARSKRRKRSKVATVRPRRDKAKDEDADEEDEDAENEGPPRAARSPRVRRKRHPSSRTRPLRQEHPGSSESSPSTLTSKSKSSRWSLAGFGRYLCSCCDRRRR
- the LOC102901020 gene encoding uncharacterized protein LOC102901020 isoform X2 yields the protein MIMKKKEHVSLSSNPKEAREAGGAAGAEDPSLSTFDVSLTSIYNLTDDVGYQGSQELTSWVCMKRRHLPWDPWKEASCPPRAGISLRHEAPYVTGRVSGERASSPALGFPKEEDPGLARSKRRKRSKVATVRPRRDKAKDEDADEEDEDAENEGPPRAARSPRVRRKRHPSSRTRPLRQEHPGSSESSPSTLTSKSKSSRWSLAGFGRYLCSCCDRRRR
- the LOC102901020 gene encoding uncharacterized protein LOC102901020 isoform X3, which encodes MIMKKKEHVSLSSNPKVRGRLGQRQEPGRLILAVLPAEAREAGGAAGAEDPSLSTFDVSLTSIYNLTDDVGYQGSQELTSEEDPGLARSKRRKRSKVATVRPRRDKAKDEDADEEDEDAENEGPPRAARSPRVRRKRHPSSRTRPLRQEHPGSSESSPSTLTSKSKSSRWSLAGFGRYLCSCCDRRRR